A single genomic interval of Camelina sativa cultivar DH55 chromosome 11, Cs, whole genome shotgun sequence harbors:
- the LOC104721253 gene encoding glutamate receptor 3.2-like, with protein sequence MFLVLVLLSFTLLIGDGASRPRNVDVGAIFSVGTLHGDVTSVAMKAAEDDVNSDPSFLGGSKLRIMTYDAKRNGFLTIMGALQFMETDAVAIIGPQTSIMAHVLSHLANELNVPMLSFTALDPSLSPLQFPFFIQTAPSDLFLMRAIAELISYYGWSDVIALYNDDDNSRNGVTALGDELEGRRCKISYKAVLPLDVVITSPREIIDELVKIQRMESRVIIVNTFPKTGVMIFEEAQKLGMMEKGYVWIATPWLTSLLDSVIPLSPKIAESIRGVLSLRSHTPNSRKKRDFVARWNKLSNGTIGLNVYGLYAYDSVWIVARAVKTLLDSGANISFSSDPKLTSMTRGGSLNLGALSIFDQGSQLRDYIVNTKMSGLTGPIQFLPDRSMIRPSYDIFNMVDEGVKQIGYWSNHSGLSIIPPESLYNKPSNRSSSNQHLDNVTWPGGTSETPRGWVFPNNGRRLRIGVPDRASFKDFVSRVDGSNKVHGYAIDVFEAAVKLISYPVPHEFILFGDGHKNPNFNEFVNNVTTGVFDAVVGDIAIVTKRTRIVDFTQPYIESGLVVVAPVTKLNDTPWAFLRPFTPPMWAITAAFFLIVGSVIWILEHRTNDEFRGPPRKQIVTILWFSFSTMFFSHRENTVSTLGRLVLLIWLFVVLIITSSYTASLTSILTVQQLNSPIKGVDTLISSNGRVGFQVGSYAENYMIDELNIARSRLVPLGSPKEYATALQNGTVAAIVDERPYVDLFLSEFCGFAIRGQEFTRSGWGFAFPRDSPLAVDMSTAILGLSETGQLQKIHDKWLSKSNCSNLNGSESVEDSEQLKLRSFWGLFLVCGIACFIALFIYFFKIVRDFCRHNKPEEEAATVPSPAATVPSPESSRSKTLLTFLAYFDEKEEETKRRLKRKRIDDHSVRPSRPL encoded by the exons atgtttttggttttggttctattGAGTTTCACTCTTCTTATTGGTGATGGAGCTTCAAGGCCTCGTAATGTTGATGTTGGAGCCATCTTCAGTGTAGGCACTTTACATGGTGATGTTACAAGCGTTGCCATGAAAGCTGCTGAGGATGATGTCAATTCTGATCCTAGCTTCCTTGGTGGATCTAAATTGCGTATAATGACCTATGATGCCAAGCGCAACGGGTTCCTCACCATCATGGGAG CATTGCAGTTCATGGAGACTGATGCTGTGGCTATAATTGGTCCTCAGACATCAATAATGGCTCATGTCCTGTCTCATCTTGCAAATGAGCTTAATGTGCCTATGTTGTCATTCACAGCTTTAGACCCTAGCCTCTCGCCTCTCCAGTTCCCGTTCTTTATACAAACAGCACCTAGCGATCTCTTTCTGATGCGTGCCATTGCAGAATTGATAAGTTACTACGGTTGGTCAGATGTGATTGCATTGTACAACGACGATGATAACAGTAGAAACGGTGTAACAGCTTTAGGCGATGAGCTTGAAGGAAGGCGCTGCAAGATTTCATACAAGGCTGTGCTTCCTTTAGATGTGGTGATTACTAGTCCTCGTGAGATCATAGATGAGTTGGTTAAGATTCAAAGGATGGAGTCTCGGGTAATTATTGTGAACACTTTCCCTAAAACAGGTGTGATGATCTTTGAGGAAGCTCAGAAGCTTGGCATGATGGAGAAAGGTTATGTTTGGATAGCTACACCTTGGTTGACTTCTCTGTTAGATTCTGTTATCCCGTTATCTCCCAAGATTGCTGAATCTATTAGAGGTGTGCTCAGTCTCCGTAGTCACACGCCaaattcaagaaagaaaagagatttCGTGGCACGGTGGAACAAGTTGAGTAATGGGACTATCGGGTTAAACGTTTATGGACTCTATGCTTATGATAGTGTCTGGATCGTTGCTCGAGCTGTTAAGACACTTTTAGATAGCGGAGCTAACATTTCCTTCTCTAGCGACCCAAAGCTAACCAGCATGACGAGAGGAGGGTCACTGAATCTAGGTGCATTGAGCATATTTGATCAAGGATCACAATTACGTGATTATATTGTGAATACAAAGATGTCTGGTCTTACAGGTCCAATACAGTTTCTTCCTGACAGATCAATGATACGGCCCTCATATGACATCTTTAACATGGTTGATGAAGGGGTTAAGCAGATAGGGTATTGGTCCAACCATTCTGGGCTCTCTATTATACCTCCAGAGTCACTATACAATAAGCCTTCTAATCGTTCCAGCTCAAACCAACATCTGGACAATGTGACTTGGCCTGGTGGAACTTCTGAGACGCCACGTGGATGGGTTTTTCCTAACAACGGGAGAAGATTGAGAATCGGTGTACCGGACAGAGCAAGCTTCAAGGACTTTGTGTCAAGGGTGGATGGAAGCAACAAAGTGCATGGGTATGCCATTGATGTCTTTGAAGCTGCAGTCAAACTGATTTCTTATCCAGTTCCTCATGAGTTCATCCTTTTTGGAGACGGTCACAAGAACCCAAACTTCAATGAATTTGTCAACAACGTCACTACCGGA GTGTTTGATGCTGTTGTAGGAGACATAGCTATTGTTACAAAACGAACAAGGATTGTGGATTTCACTCAGCCATACATAGAATCAGGACTTGTCGTGGTTGCTCCTGTTACTAAGCTAAATGATACTCCGTGGGCATTCTTACGCCCTTTTACACCTCCAATGTGGGCTATTACAGCAGCTTTTTTCCTCATTGTTGGATCAGTAATATGGATTCTTGAACATAGAACCAATGATGAGTTTCGTGGACCTCCAAGGAAACAGATAGTTACAATTCTCTG GTTCAGCTTCTCGACGATGTTTTTCTCACACA GAGAGAATACAGTGAGCACACTCGGTCGTCTTGTGCTGCTGATCTGGCTTTTTGTGGTACTGATCATAACGTCAAGTTACACAGCGAGTCTTACATCGATTCTTACAGTGCAACAGCTGAACTCACCAATCAAAGGAGTAGACACACTCATCAGCAGCAATGGACGAGTTGGGTTTCAGGTAGGTTCTTATGCTGAAAACTACATGATTGATGAGCTTAACATCGCCAGATCTCGACTTGTACCACTCGGCTCCCCAAAAGAATACGCCACAGCTCTTCAAAACGGAACTGTTGCTGCAATTGTCGATGAACGCCCTTATGTTGATCTCTTCCTCTCAGAGTTCTGTGGATTTGCTATTAGAGGCCAAGAATTCACCAGAAGCGGCTGGGGCTTT gcATTCCCAAGAGACTCTCCATTAGCAGTTGACATGTCAACCGCGATCTTAGGTCTATCAGAGACAGGACAGCTTCAAAAGATCCATGACAAGTGGCTTTCAAAATCCAACTGCAGTAACCTGAATGGTTCAGAGTCAGTTGAGGATTCAGAACAGCTTAAACTCCGTAGCTTCTGGGGATTATTCCTTGTGTGTGGGATCGCTTGTTTTATCGCTCTCTTCATCTACTTCTTCAAGATAGTCCGCGACTTTTGCCGCCACAACAAGCCTGAGGAAGAAGCTGCCACAGTACCTTCACCAGCTGCTACAGTACCTTCACCAGAAAGTTCGCGTTCTAAAACGTTGCTGACATTTCTAGCTTATTTcgatgaaaaagaagaggaaaccaAGAGAAGGTTGAAGCGTAAACGAATCGATGATCATTCTGTAAGGCCTTCTAGACCATTATAA
- the LOC104727563 gene encoding zinc finger protein ZAT3-like, with protein MTNYNSYYDPTFHIPLHPSNARNPNPNLQFALSPSYDHSPKRKRTKTIASSSSSSPKKPRYTKKPDPNAPKITRPCTECGRQFWSWKALFGHMRCHPERQWRGINPPPNYRSPTTAASSKQLNQRSLDWVSFMSEEDHEVASCLLMLSNGTPSSSSTSERFECGGCKKVFGSHQALGGHRASHKNVKGCFAITNVNDYPMTVTTSSDHDHQGKIVMFSGHHKCNICFRVFSSGQALGGHMRCHWEREEEPIIGVGGALDLNVPATIHDLSSSDTFGCSLDLRLSL; from the coding sequence ATGACCAACTATAATTCCTACTATGATCCCACCTTTCACATTCCACTTCATCCTTCTAACGCAAGAAACCCTAATCCAAATCTCCAGTTTGCTTTATCTCCAAGTTACGATCACAGTCCTAAAAGGAAACGCACTAAAACCATTGCTTCATCTTCTAGTTCTTCACCAAAGAAACCAAGGTACACCAAAAAACCAGACCCTAATGCCCCCAAAATCACACGTCCATGTACCGAATGTGGCAGACAATTCTGGTCTTGGAAAGCTCTCTTTGGTCACATGAGATGTCATCCTGAGCGTCAATGGCGTGGCATCAATCCTCCTCCTAACTACCGCAGCCCCACCACCGCAGCTTCATCAAAACAACTAAACCAGAGATCACTAGATTGGGTCTCATTTATGTCTGAGGAAGATCATGAAGTCGCTTCTTGTCTCTTAATGCTGTCTAATGGCACACCATCTTCATCGAGTACTAGTGAACGGTTCGAGTGTGGGGGATGTAAGAAAGTGTTTGGATCACACCAGGCTTTAGGAGGACACAGAGCAAGTCATAAGAACGTTAAAGGATGTTTCGCAATCACAAACGTAAACGATTATCCTATGACGGTTACCACTTCTAGTGATCATGATCATCAGGGAAAGATTGTTATGTTTTCAGGGCATCATAAGTGTAATATCTGTTTTAGAGTGTTCTCCAGTGGTCAGGCTTTAGGAGGTCACATGAGATGTCACTGGGAAAGGGAAGAGGAGCCGATCATTGGAGTTGGAGGGGCTTTGGATCTGAATGTTCCTGCAACAATACATGATCTTTCTAGTTCAGACACATTCGGGTGTTCTTTAGATCTTAGGTTAAGTctttaa